In Metopolophium dirhodum isolate CAU chromosome 7, ASM1992520v1, whole genome shotgun sequence, one genomic interval encodes:
- the LOC132948612 gene encoding enhancer of mRNA-decapping protein 3 isoform X2: MIENLKIIKAQLENEPVINNSQVAKNIKKSVPVPKPNNVKQKNKTKIASNSEPEQPPQNFTNHKERNDACFGVSLDTIVKEDFDFEKNLALFNKKAFYNKIHKKPDLVPHEKVSNKYKHTENVLHSTPVKFRQVTVPSPAINEYITDDGLVVPSITSELRWKLFNLVEENGLTTGRQNEIIGRAATEMVLQLLGGGYRFNPRNEHQWPRVVVLCGPNRSGAMGVNCARQLSSYGVHTVVVLSEPGLYTPQLANEMALYQFTTGTLITSAAELHGLLDPDFVVVSLADEQTDTVSRNITNWAKSVRSPLMAIDPPSQGTPSVVVKYSLVPALPLSYSESNGKIYLCNMGIPTQVFHLTGIQYKSPFGSKSVIPLHNNE, translated from the exons ATGATAGAGAACCTAAAGATTATAAAAGCACAACTGGAAAATGAACCAGTTATCAATAATAGCCAAGTagccaaaaatattaaaaaaagtgtcCCTGTACCTAAACCAAACAATGTCAAGCAAAAGAATAAAACAAAGATTGCTTCAAATTCTGAACCTG AACAACCACCGCAGAATTTTACGAATCACAAAGAAAGAAATGATGCTTGTTTTGGTGTATCACTTGATACAATTGTCAAGGAAGATTttgatttcgaaaaaaatttagctttattcaacaaaaaagctttttataataaaattcataagaaACCAGATCTTGTTCCACATgaaaaagtttcaaataaatataaacatactgAGAATGTATTACATTCTACTCCAGTCAAATTCAGACAAGTTACAGTTCCTTCGCCTGCTATCAATGAGTATATAACAG atGATGGACTAGTTGTTCCAAGTATAACATCAGAATTACGATGGAAACTGTTTAATCTAGTGGAAGAGAATGGTTTAACAACAGGACGCCAAAATGAGATAATTGGGCGAGCTGCTACTGAAATGGTGTTGCAACTTTTAGGTGGAggttatag ATTTAATCCCAGAAATGAACACCAATGGCCTAGAGTAGTGGTTTTGTGTGGACCTAATCGATCAGGTGCAATGGGTGTGAATTGTGCAAGACAATTAAGCAGTTATGGTGTCCATACTGTTGTTGTACTTTCTGAACCAGGATTGTATACTCCACAGTTGGCTAATGAAATGGCTTTATATCAATTTACAACTGGTACACTTATTACTAGTGCAGCAG agttgcatGGTTTATTAGATCCAGATTTTGTTGTAGTATCTTTGGCTGATGAACAAACAGATACTGTATCTCGAAATATTACTAACTGGGCTAAATCAGTTAGATCACCATTAATGGCCATTGATCCTCCATCACAAGGTACACCTTCAGTAGTAGTGAAATATTCTCTAGTACCTGCTTTACCTTTATCTTACAGTGAATCAAATGGTAAAATTTATCTTTGTAATATGGGTATACCTACTCAAGTATTTCATTTAACTGGAATTCAGTATAAATCACCATTTGGTTCTAAATCTGTAATACCCTTACACAATAATGAgtga
- the LOC132948612 gene encoding enhancer of mRNA-decapping protein 3 isoform X1 → MANQYKGCCVSINCVDGSVVQGEVSGMSDDNETLILKRPFKNGIPHTEKEIRLKASMIENLKIIKAQLENEPVINNSQVAKNIKKSVPVPKPNNVKQKNKTKIASNSEPEQPPQNFTNHKERNDACFGVSLDTIVKEDFDFEKNLALFNKKAFYNKIHKKPDLVPHEKVSNKYKHTENVLHSTPVKFRQVTVPSPAINEYITDDGLVVPSITSELRWKLFNLVEENGLTTGRQNEIIGRAATEMVLQLLGGGYRFNPRNEHQWPRVVVLCGPNRSGAMGVNCARQLSSYGVHTVVVLSEPGLYTPQLANEMALYQFTTGTLITSAAELHGLLDPDFVVVSLADEQTDTVSRNITNWAKSVRSPLMAIDPPSQGTPSVVVKYSLVPALPLSYSESNGKIYLCNMGIPTQVFHLTGIQYKSPFGSKSVIPLHNNE, encoded by the exons atggcaAATCAATATAAAGGATGTTGTGTGTCTATTAATTGTGTGGATGGTTCAGTCGTTCAAGGTGAAGTGAGCGGTATGTCGGATGACAATGAAACTCTAATCCTAAAACGACCGTTTAAAAATGGTATACCACATACTGAAAAAGAAATTCGTTTAAA AGCCTCGATGATAGAGAACCTAAAGATTATAAAAGCACAACTGGAAAATGAACCAGTTATCAATAATAGCCAAGTagccaaaaatattaaaaaaagtgtcCCTGTACCTAAACCAAACAATGTCAAGCAAAAGAATAAAACAAAGATTGCTTCAAATTCTGAACCTG AACAACCACCGCAGAATTTTACGAATCACAAAGAAAGAAATGATGCTTGTTTTGGTGTATCACTTGATACAATTGTCAAGGAAGATTttgatttcgaaaaaaatttagctttattcaacaaaaaagctttttataataaaattcataagaaACCAGATCTTGTTCCACATgaaaaagtttcaaataaatataaacatactgAGAATGTATTACATTCTACTCCAGTCAAATTCAGACAAGTTACAGTTCCTTCGCCTGCTATCAATGAGTATATAACAG atGATGGACTAGTTGTTCCAAGTATAACATCAGAATTACGATGGAAACTGTTTAATCTAGTGGAAGAGAATGGTTTAACAACAGGACGCCAAAATGAGATAATTGGGCGAGCTGCTACTGAAATGGTGTTGCAACTTTTAGGTGGAggttatag ATTTAATCCCAGAAATGAACACCAATGGCCTAGAGTAGTGGTTTTGTGTGGACCTAATCGATCAGGTGCAATGGGTGTGAATTGTGCAAGACAATTAAGCAGTTATGGTGTCCATACTGTTGTTGTACTTTCTGAACCAGGATTGTATACTCCACAGTTGGCTAATGAAATGGCTTTATATCAATTTACAACTGGTACACTTATTACTAGTGCAGCAG agttgcatGGTTTATTAGATCCAGATTTTGTTGTAGTATCTTTGGCTGATGAACAAACAGATACTGTATCTCGAAATATTACTAACTGGGCTAAATCAGTTAGATCACCATTAATGGCCATTGATCCTCCATCACAAGGTACACCTTCAGTAGTAGTGAAATATTCTCTAGTACCTGCTTTACCTTTATCTTACAGTGAATCAAATGGTAAAATTTATCTTTGTAATATGGGTATACCTACTCAAGTATTTCATTTAACTGGAATTCAGTATAAATCACCATTTGGTTCTAAATCTGTAATACCCTTACACAATAATGAgtga